In the Candidatus Mycosynbacter amalyticus genome, one interval contains:
- a CDS encoding LexA family protein, whose translation MDSTKNERATKKQKELLSFIDGFIKGNGYGPSYREVMRALEYKSVSTVATHVNGLIAKGYLAKTGTSARSLVVVQSARPGSSQQEWLARELATRRTACLDSDTSESQETAAAIDRVAQLFNISL comes from the coding sequence ATGGACAGCACAAAAAACGAACGCGCCACCAAAAAGCAAAAAGAACTACTTAGTTTTATCGATGGGTTTATAAAAGGTAACGGCTACGGGCCGAGTTACCGCGAGGTGATGCGGGCGCTCGAGTACAAATCCGTCTCCACGGTCGCTACGCATGTCAATGGTCTCATCGCCAAAGGGTATTTGGCCAAAACTGGTACCTCGGCTCGTTCGCTGGTAGTAGTACAATCTGCACGCCCAGGTTCGTCGCAGCAAGAGTGGCTAGCGCGTGAATTGGCGACCAGGCGCACCGCATGTCTAGATTCTGACACGTCGGAGTCCCAAGAGACAGCTGCCGCGATTGATCGTGTAGCACAACTCTTCAATATCTCTCTGTAA
- a CDS encoding O-antigen ligase family protein: MNTLAWRVIKWAFIVVLVGMAIHTPVTVFVESRWPDYELLAKSWKEIVLGGVLLLLVWQAWRAGKLSELLRDKFVIVTALIAALHVVLLLAFDNSYVSELAGLLIDLRYYLLFVELYVAARLMPGLRRPMLMAAAVGCAVVIGFGVLQATILPKDILSPLGYSNETIKPYLTVDLNDHYIRINSTLRGPNPVGAFAVLTLSLLLAWTAARRIALRGMWQRIVWAGGALGSVIVLYASQSRSAWLALVAAAGALLVGILPKRTALYSVAGLAVVGALLVGGLFALRDNPTISHLFFHSNPAGGSPEKSDQGHWTSLQHGVEAAANAPAGEGIGSTGSASLLSHSPVIIENQYLFMAHESGWLGVVLQLLLFGLVLIGLWCGRRDWLLLGLFAGGVGLALIGLLLPVWVDDTVSLYWWGLAGLALGSSAMIKPYGQHKKRTRHQKAKRTT; the protein is encoded by the coding sequence ATGAATACTCTAGCGTGGCGGGTCATCAAGTGGGCATTTATCGTAGTCTTAGTAGGTATGGCGATTCATACGCCTGTGACAGTGTTTGTAGAATCACGCTGGCCTGACTACGAGTTACTGGCAAAATCATGGAAAGAGATTGTGCTGGGTGGCGTGCTCCTGCTGCTTGTATGGCAGGCGTGGCGTGCAGGCAAACTGAGTGAGCTACTGCGCGACAAATTTGTCATCGTCACAGCACTAATTGCGGCGCTGCATGTCGTCCTGCTGTTGGCGTTTGACAACTCGTATGTGAGCGAGCTGGCCGGGCTACTGATAGATCTGCGCTACTATCTGCTCTTTGTCGAACTCTACGTAGCTGCAAGGCTCATGCCGGGTCTTCGGCGACCGATGCTCATGGCGGCGGCCGTCGGTTGTGCGGTGGTGATTGGATTTGGGGTGCTGCAGGCGACGATATTGCCAAAAGATATTCTGAGCCCACTCGGCTACTCGAACGAGACAATCAAACCCTATCTGACGGTCGATCTCAACGATCATTATATTCGCATCAACAGTACGCTTCGTGGGCCAAATCCTGTAGGAGCATTTGCTGTGCTGACACTCTCGCTTCTGCTGGCATGGACTGCTGCGCGGCGGATTGCACTGCGTGGTATGTGGCAGAGAATTGTCTGGGCAGGTGGAGCTTTGGGTTCGGTCATTGTGCTCTACGCAAGTCAATCGCGAAGTGCATGGCTGGCGCTTGTGGCGGCAGCGGGTGCGCTGCTCGTGGGTATATTGCCGAAGCGGACGGCGCTGTACTCGGTAGCTGGTCTGGCTGTCGTAGGTGCGCTGCTCGTGGGCGGGCTGTTTGCGCTGCGCGACAACCCGACAATCTCTCATCTCTTCTTTCATAGTAATCCAGCCGGAGGAAGCCCAGAGAAGTCGGATCAAGGCCACTGGACATCATTGCAGCATGGGGTAGAAGCTGCGGCGAATGCGCCGGCCGGCGAGGGGATTGGCAGTACTGGCTCGGCATCGCTCCTATCGCATAGTCCTGTGATTATCGAAAACCAGTATTTATTCATGGCACATGAATCGGGCTGGCTAGGGGTTGTGCTGCAGCTTCTACTATTTGGATTGGTACTAATTGGACTGTGGTGTGGACGACGTGACTGGCTACTATTGGGGCTGTTTGCGGGGGGCGTAGGACTTGCGCTGATTGGTCTGCTGCTGCCGGTGTGGGTGGATGATACAGTGAGCCTATATTGGTGGGGACTAGCTGGACTCGCACTTGGCTCATCTGCTATGATCAAGCCATATGGACAGCACAAAAAACGAACGCGCCACCAAAAAGCAAAAAGAACTACTTAG
- a CDS encoding sugar transferase, whose protein sequence is MLGRNSQYYSLFLLIVDTFVLVLALTLAYVLRVQYDNRPLVADVYAFEYISGLLIILPFWIATFALLGLYSPSIYNRRLSEWGRIGAGSFIGILLILGWEFVSGETLFPARLVALYALIGSFALIVVERELLRWLRSTLFRYGVGTSRVLLIGSSAALTDLATNLADTRKSGYEIIAIAGPKKLVPAQLPVLHYPQVESALKFIDSNRITTIIQTDMYEDEARNQAVLSAAQTRHISYNFIPGEPEFYTGKNTVDVFMGYPMISVSQTPLIGWGAIAKAIFDAIASLLLVIILSPVYLLLIVLQLIFNPGPIFYVSNRLSQFSKPVRLVKFRSMSSKYGKKDAAEEFRAMGREDLAREYETHRKVADDPRITRFGNFLRKTSLDELPQLFNVLRGDLSLVGPRPILPQEAKFSRSRTALLHSVKSGVTGLWQVSGRSNLNFEERIELEMFYAQNWSFWLDIKILFKTVGVVLFRRGAK, encoded by the coding sequence ATGCTTGGACGTAATTCTCAGTATTACAGTTTATTTCTGCTTATCGTCGACACGTTTGTGCTGGTGCTTGCCCTCACGCTTGCCTATGTCCTGCGCGTCCAGTACGACAACCGCCCACTCGTAGCCGATGTCTATGCATTTGAATATATCAGCGGCCTACTAATTATTTTGCCATTTTGGATTGCCACGTTTGCACTGCTCGGCCTCTACTCACCGTCGATTTACAATCGACGCCTATCAGAATGGGGAAGGATTGGTGCGGGATCGTTCATTGGCATCTTGCTCATTTTGGGCTGGGAATTTGTGTCAGGTGAGACACTCTTTCCAGCACGACTCGTGGCACTCTACGCACTCATCGGCTCGTTTGCGCTTATCGTAGTGGAGCGTGAACTGCTCCGCTGGCTCAGGTCTACGCTGTTTCGCTATGGTGTCGGCACAAGCCGAGTCCTCCTCATCGGCTCCAGTGCCGCACTGACAGATCTCGCCACAAACCTCGCCGACACACGCAAAAGCGGCTACGAAATCATCGCCATTGCCGGACCCAAAAAACTCGTGCCCGCGCAGCTCCCTGTCCTCCACTATCCTCAAGTAGAATCGGCGCTCAAATTCATCGATAGCAACCGTATCACTACCATCATCCAGACCGACATGTACGAAGATGAGGCGCGCAACCAAGCTGTCCTCTCGGCAGCCCAGACTCGCCACATCAGCTACAACTTTATCCCCGGAGAACCTGAGTTTTATACCGGCAAAAACACTGTCGACGTGTTCATGGGCTACCCAATGATCTCCGTCAGTCAGACACCGCTCATCGGATGGGGCGCTATTGCCAAAGCAATCTTTGATGCTATCGCCTCGCTCCTGCTCGTGATTATTCTGTCTCCAGTCTATCTACTACTCATCGTGTTGCAGCTTATTTTCAATCCCGGACCTATTTTCTATGTCAGTAATCGTCTTAGTCAATTCTCTAAGCCAGTTCGTCTCGTTAAATTTCGTAGCATGAGCAGCAAATACGGCAAAAAAGATGCCGCCGAAGAGTTTCGCGCCATGGGTAGAGAAGATCTGGCCCGAGAGTATGAAACCCACCGCAAGGTTGCCGATGATCCACGCATCACCCGCTTCGGCAATTTTCTGCGCAAAACATCACTGGACGAACTACCGCAGTTGTTCAATGTACTGCGCGGCGATCTCAGTCTCGTAGGCCCGCGCCCTATCCTGCCCCAAGAAGCCAAGTTTTCGCGAAGTCGCACAGCCCTGCTCCATAGTGTTAAATCTGGTGTGACAGGACTGTGGCAGGTGAGTGGCCGTAGCAACCTAAACTTCGAAGAGCGTATCGAACTCGAAATGTTTTATGCACAAAACTGGTCATTCTGGCTGGATATCAAGATCCTGTTCAAGACCGTTGGAGTTGTATTGTTTCGTCGTGGAGCAAAATAG
- a CDS encoding glycosyltransferase has protein sequence MTAQAPKIAIVCDFLTMMGGAENVVLAMHEAFPSAPIYTAIYNKDKLPQFHELDVRPSRLQKIPKKLRKYYKLFPTMAVKAMRNLDLSEFDIIITSSYLHGHQITKSRPNQLVINYCHTPPRYYWSHYDLYRQDPGYGKLNPLIRPLMPLMIPHQRKLDYDAAQNVDVFIANSTETQERIKKYYDRTSTVLHPPVDIKRFTPARERGNHYVTLGRQLPNKRFDLAVEACSRLGVKLKVFGNGPLHDKLVAKAGPTIEFYTDRFGDASDSEVEKALNTARGFVFPSDEDFGIVAVEALAAGAPVIGYAAAGTRDIVQDGISGVMFEHQTVNDVVRAIEKSQKMTFLPGTLARKAKRFERQMFIDKLRRIIAQEAAKQR, from the coding sequence ATGACAGCTCAAGCACCAAAGATTGCTATTGTCTGCGACTTCCTCACTATGATGGGCGGAGCAGAAAATGTCGTCCTAGCCATGCACGAAGCATTTCCCTCGGCACCTATCTACACTGCTATCTATAACAAAGATAAGCTACCGCAATTTCATGAACTCGATGTGCGGCCATCTCGCCTTCAGAAAATCCCGAAGAAGCTACGAAAGTATTACAAACTCTTCCCAACCATGGCAGTCAAAGCGATGCGAAATCTCGATCTCTCGGAGTTCGATATCATCATTACTAGCAGTTATCTCCATGGCCATCAGATCACCAAGTCACGGCCAAATCAACTGGTGATTAATTATTGCCACACGCCGCCACGTTACTACTGGAGCCACTACGACCTCTACCGCCAAGATCCTGGCTATGGCAAACTCAACCCGCTCATTCGCCCACTTATGCCTCTTATGATCCCGCATCAGCGCAAGCTTGACTACGACGCTGCTCAAAACGTCGATGTGTTTATCGCCAACTCTACCGAAACCCAGGAGCGTATCAAGAAATATTATGATCGAACCAGTACCGTATTGCATCCACCAGTCGACATCAAGCGCTTCACTCCCGCGCGGGAGCGGGGCAATCACTACGTGACACTCGGTCGCCAGCTACCCAACAAGCGGTTTGATCTAGCAGTAGAAGCCTGTAGCCGCCTCGGCGTCAAACTCAAAGTCTTCGGTAACGGTCCGCTCCACGACAAACTTGTCGCAAAAGCCGGCCCTACTATCGAATTTTATACCGATCGCTTCGGTGATGCATCGGATAGTGAAGTTGAAAAAGCACTTAATACGGCCAGGGGATTTGTGTTTCCATCTGACGAAGATTTCGGCATTGTCGCCGTCGAAGCATTGGCGGCCGGGGCACCCGTTATCGGCTACGCAGCTGCTGGCACCCGCGACATTGTGCAAGATGGTATCAGTGGTGTGATGTTCGAGCATCAGACGGTTAACGACGTGGTGCGGGCAATAGAAAAGTCACAGAAAATGACATTTCTCCCTGGCACCCTCGCCCGCAAGGCCAAGCGCTTCGAGCGACAGATGTTCATCGATAAACTACGACGAATTATCGCACAAGAAGCTGCTAAGCAGCGCTAA
- the glmS gene encoding glutamine--fructose-6-phosphate transaminase (isomerizing) — MCGIVGYIGNKSAQGVLVSGLKRLEYRGYDSAGIATLGPRGAATVLRTKGKVQELVDLVTTHEKSDMIGIGHTRWATHGAPSKRNAHPHVAGNIHLVHNGIIENYQDLKVMLARHDYDFRSDTDTEVLAALIDYVARDADSLIDAVRSACEMVVGAYGIAVLDTRSPDEIVVARKGSPLVLGVGNGEVFIASDASALLGYTKQVIYLQDEELAICRTSGVELSDMASSTLEPTVETLEMDLEAVQKKGYDHFLLKEIHDQPDTVEATLRGRINPTVHTARLGGINMTAEELRDVRHIMIVGCGTAYYAGMLAKYYIEQLLGDVMVSVEVASELRYRSFAVQEGTVALIVSQSGETADTLACLMELKRRGVRTLGVVNAVGSTIAREVDGGVYVHVGAEISVASTKAFTSQVVAMILFALTAADARGMSPERRSELIDELELLPSEIEKVLAAHEKEVKAVAKNYMQYDHALYVGRDTLMPVALEGALKLKEVSYIHAEGYPAGELKHGPISLIDDRFFEVFYLLDNWLYEKSQSNLIEMNARGAHAIVVTDTARKVEAETVLRVSTKLDLLRPLVFNIISQLLAYYLAVQRDTDVDQPRNLAKSVTVE, encoded by the coding sequence ATGTGCGGCATCGTTGGTTATATTGGCAACAAATCAGCCCAAGGTGTATTAGTAAGTGGACTAAAGCGATTGGAATACAGAGGGTATGACTCCGCGGGCATCGCAACGCTCGGGCCGAGGGGTGCGGCAACCGTGCTACGCACAAAGGGTAAGGTGCAAGAGCTAGTGGATCTTGTGACAACGCACGAAAAAAGCGATATGATCGGTATCGGTCATACGCGCTGGGCAACGCACGGAGCACCAAGTAAACGTAATGCTCATCCGCATGTAGCGGGCAACATCCATCTTGTACATAATGGCATCATCGAAAACTACCAAGACCTGAAGGTGATGCTCGCGCGGCACGATTACGATTTCAGAAGCGATACAGATACGGAAGTATTGGCAGCGCTCATAGACTATGTTGCACGTGATGCGGATAGTCTGATAGACGCAGTGCGTAGTGCGTGCGAGATGGTGGTGGGGGCGTATGGTATCGCTGTGCTTGATACGCGTTCACCCGATGAGATCGTGGTAGCACGAAAAGGTAGCCCCCTGGTCCTTGGAGTCGGTAACGGGGAGGTATTTATTGCTAGTGATGCTTCTGCCCTACTTGGCTATACGAAACAGGTTATATATCTGCAGGACGAGGAATTAGCTATATGTAGGACATCTGGCGTGGAGCTGTCGGATATGGCAAGTAGCACACTTGAGCCTACTGTTGAAACGCTGGAGATGGATCTTGAGGCGGTGCAGAAAAAAGGGTACGACCATTTCTTGCTCAAAGAAATCCACGACCAACCTGATACGGTGGAAGCAACGTTACGAGGGCGAATTAATCCAACAGTTCACACAGCTCGACTTGGCGGTATCAATATGACGGCCGAAGAGCTGCGTGATGTGCGGCACATCATGATTGTGGGTTGTGGCACGGCGTACTATGCAGGGATGCTTGCGAAATACTATATTGAGCAACTGCTCGGTGACGTGATGGTAAGTGTAGAGGTGGCGAGTGAACTCCGCTACCGCTCATTTGCGGTCCAAGAAGGCACTGTGGCACTGATCGTGAGTCAGAGCGGCGAGACTGCCGATACTCTTGCCTGTCTGATGGAGCTCAAGCGACGCGGTGTCCGGACACTTGGCGTTGTGAATGCGGTCGGTAGTACGATCGCCCGTGAAGTGGACGGCGGAGTGTACGTGCATGTTGGTGCGGAGATAAGTGTAGCAAGTACCAAAGCATTTACATCTCAGGTGGTAGCGATGATTTTGTTTGCGCTCACGGCAGCAGATGCACGCGGCATGTCGCCGGAGCGGCGATCGGAACTGATCGATGAGCTGGAACTCTTGCCTAGCGAGATAGAGAAAGTACTCGCAGCTCACGAAAAAGAAGTCAAAGCGGTGGCCAAAAACTACATGCAGTATGATCATGCATTGTACGTGGGACGTGATACACTAATGCCGGTGGCACTCGAAGGTGCACTCAAACTCAAAGAAGTGAGTTATATCCACGCCGAGGGCTATCCGGCAGGCGAGCTCAAGCATGGACCAATCTCACTGATCGATGACAGATTCTTCGAAGTGTTTTATTTGCTCGACAATTGGCTATACGAGAAATCTCAGAGTAATCTGATCGAGATGAATGCTCGTGGTGCACATGCGATTGTTGTGACGGATACGGCCCGCAAGGTTGAAGCTGAGACCGTACTGCGTGTGTCGACGAAGCTAGACTTGCTGCGTCCATTGGTCTTCAATATTATCTCGCAGCTACTTGCCTACTATTTGGCTGTGCAGCGCGATACCGACGTGGATCAACCGCGGAATCTCGCGAAAAGCGTAACGGTGGAGTAG
- a CDS encoding adenylyltransferase/cytidyltransferase family protein, producing the protein MKVVIVSGYFNPLHGGHLDMIEAAAKMGDHLIVIVNNDKQQLLKKGKIILDEANRLRVLRSIKGVDQSVLSIDDDPTICKTLEMVAGQHPGDELVFANGGDRDSEKEIPEAVVCREFGIEMRFDAGEGKPDSSTRINQALGHEK; encoded by the coding sequence GTGAAAGTAGTAATCGTGAGCGGATATTTCAACCCACTTCATGGTGGACATCTCGATATGATAGAGGCGGCAGCCAAGATGGGTGATCATTTGATCGTGATTGTTAATAATGATAAGCAACAATTACTCAAAAAAGGTAAGATCATTCTCGATGAGGCAAATAGGCTAAGAGTACTCCGTTCGATCAAAGGTGTTGACCAATCAGTTTTGTCGATAGATGATGACCCTACCATCTGCAAAACTCTAGAAATGGTGGCCGGTCAGCACCCAGGCGATGAGCTAGTGTTTGCAAATGGTGGCGACAGGGATAGCGAGAAAGAGATTCCAGAGGCTGTCGTGTGTCGCGAGTTTGGTATAGAGATGCGTTTTGATGCGGGAGAAGGCAAGCCGGATTCTTCTACGCGAATCAATCAGGCGCTCGGACATGAAAAGTAG
- the galE gene encoding UDP-glucose 4-epimerase GalE, with translation MNILVTGGAGYIGSHTVVKLIEAGHTPIVVDNLANSSAESLARVERITGTRPKFYEADVRNRETLDRIFEEQSIDAVIHFAGLKAVGESVEKPLHYYQNNLDSTLVLLDAMQAHSVKKLVFSSSATVYGTAQPPYTEDSSTGHGITNPYGQTKYMIECILTDLAAADSSLEITTLRYFNPIGAHPSGLIGENPNGRPNNLMPYITQVAVGKRDKLGVFGSDYDTPDGTGVRDYIHVDDLAEGHLAALTHGKSGYTAYNLGTGQGTSVFELIHAFERASGRTIPYDILPRRAGDLAESYANVERAHQDLEWAATRSIDDACRDSWNWQSKNPDGYNN, from the coding sequence ATGAACATACTCGTCACCGGAGGCGCCGGGTATATCGGCAGCCACACAGTCGTCAAACTTATCGAGGCAGGCCACACACCTATCGTGGTAGACAATCTCGCCAATAGTAGCGCCGAATCACTCGCACGCGTGGAGCGGATAACTGGCACGCGGCCAAAGTTTTATGAAGCCGATGTGCGCAACCGTGAGACACTGGATCGCATTTTCGAAGAGCAATCTATCGATGCCGTTATCCATTTTGCCGGCCTCAAAGCCGTAGGGGAGAGTGTCGAGAAACCACTTCACTACTACCAAAACAACCTTGATTCCACACTCGTCTTGCTCGACGCCATGCAAGCTCACAGTGTCAAAAAACTTGTCTTCAGCTCTAGTGCGACAGTATATGGTACAGCGCAGCCACCCTATACCGAAGACTCGTCGACCGGACATGGCATCACCAACCCCTACGGTCAAACAAAATACATGATCGAATGCATACTTACCGATCTTGCAGCAGCCGACTCTTCACTCGAAATCACCACTCTGCGCTACTTCAACCCCATCGGCGCGCATCCAAGCGGACTCATCGGCGAGAACCCAAACGGCAGACCAAACAACCTCATGCCCTACATTACACAAGTCGCAGTAGGCAAGCGCGATAAGCTCGGCGTATTTGGCAGTGATTATGACACTCCCGACGGCACTGGCGTACGCGATTACATCCATGTCGACGACTTGGCCGAAGGTCACCTTGCAGCCCTCACTCACGGCAAATCTGGCTACACTGCTTATAATCTTGGCACCGGCCAAGGCACATCCGTGTTTGAGCTAATTCATGCGTTCGAGCGAGCATCTGGCCGCACAATTCCCTACGATATACTGCCACGACGCGCCGGAGACCTCGCGGAGTCATATGCAAACGTCGAGCGCGCCCACCAGGACTTGGAATGGGCAGCGACCCGTAGTATCGACGATGCTTGCCGCGACAGCTGGAACTGGCAGTCAAAAAACCCGGATGGCTACAATAACTAG
- the rfbB gene encoding dTDP-glucose 4,6-dehydratase, translated as MTKMLVTGGAGFIGANFVHYTLKHKPEYDVTVIDKLTYAGNPDNLKSILDQVNFVTGDICDRELMDKLVAETDIVVHFAAESHNDNSLREPWPFVETNIIGTYTILEAVRKHDKRLHHISTDEVFGDLELDDPNRFTEETPYNPSSPYSSTKAGSDHLVRAWIRSFGIKATISNCSNNYGPYQHIEKFIPRQITNILSDIKPKLYGTGEQVRDWIHVDDHNSAVHLIIEQGKLGDTYIIGADNDHVNNKAVIELICELMGKGADWYEHVNDRPGHDMRYAMNSTKLRTELGWQPQYTDQDGMRNGLQATIDWYTENDEWWKAEKAKVEAKYAEQGQ; from the coding sequence ATGACAAAGATGTTAGTTACAGGTGGTGCGGGGTTCATCGGAGCGAACTTCGTGCATTACACTCTCAAGCACAAGCCCGAATACGATGTAACCGTTATCGACAAACTCACCTACGCAGGTAATCCAGATAATCTCAAGTCAATCCTGGATCAGGTCAATTTTGTCACTGGAGATATCTGCGATCGTGAGCTAATGGATAAACTCGTCGCCGAAACTGATATCGTAGTGCACTTTGCCGCCGAATCACACAACGACAATTCCCTGCGTGAACCGTGGCCATTCGTCGAGACCAACATTATAGGTACTTACACCATTCTCGAAGCAGTACGCAAGCATGATAAGCGCTTGCATCACATCAGTACAGACGAGGTATTCGGCGATCTTGAACTCGACGATCCAAACCGTTTCACCGAAGAAACGCCCTACAACCCATCAAGCCCCTACAGCTCTACCAAGGCCGGCAGCGACCACCTCGTCCGCGCCTGGATTCGTAGCTTTGGCATCAAAGCAACGATTAGCAACTGTAGTAACAACTATGGCCCCTATCAGCACATCGAAAAATTTATTCCTCGACAAATCACCAATATCCTAAGCGACATCAAACCGAAGCTTTACGGTACTGGCGAGCAAGTCCGTGACTGGATTCATGTCGATGACCACAACTCAGCTGTTCATCTGATCATTGAACAAGGCAAGCTTGGTGACACCTACATCATCGGTGCCGACAACGACCATGTCAACAACAAGGCCGTTATCGAACTAATCTGTGAACTCATGGGTAAGGGTGCAGACTGGTACGAACATGTCAACGACCGACCCGGGCACGACATGCGCTACGCCATGAACAGCACGAAGCTTCGCACCGAGCTTGGCTGGCAGCCACAGTACACCGATCAAGACGGTATGCGAAACGGCCTCCAGGCAACTATCGACTGGTACACCGAAAACGACGAGTGGTGGAAAGCAGAAAAAGCTAAAGTCGAAGCCAAGTACGCCGAACAAGGACAATAG
- a CDS encoding NUDIX domain-containing protein → MTSWQTKSSKIVYENPWMVVHEDQVVMPNGKDGVYGYVESKSDSVIVVPIDDDNNTYIIQLQRYTKPNPTWETIAGRTDNESYEEAGARELFEEAGVRADTITLLSEVHMSSGMTKFKSGVCIATGLAKVSEDLDQADGIMTARKLPLFEVRDMILRGEITSGSTITAILLVIAHLEKEGRL, encoded by the coding sequence ATGACAAGCTGGCAGACCAAATCTTCAAAAATCGTCTACGAGAATCCATGGATGGTAGTACATGAAGATCAAGTGGTAATGCCAAACGGCAAAGATGGAGTTTACGGCTACGTAGAGTCGAAAAGTGATAGTGTTATCGTCGTACCCATCGATGACGATAACAACACATATATCATTCAGCTACAGCGCTACACGAAACCTAATCCGACCTGGGAAACAATTGCTGGACGCACGGACAACGAAAGCTACGAAGAGGCAGGAGCCAGAGAGCTCTTTGAAGAAGCCGGTGTCCGCGCCGACACAATCACGCTACTTAGCGAAGTGCACATGTCTTCGGGTATGACCAAGTTCAAAAGTGGCGTTTGTATCGCCACAGGCCTGGCAAAAGTATCGGAAGACCTCGATCAAGCAGATGGTATCATGACAGCACGCAAGCTTCCCCTGTTCGAAGTCCGCGACATGATTCTGCGCGGTGAGATTACAAGCGGCTCTACAATTACTGCAATTCTGCTCGTTATCGCACACCTAGAGAAAGAAGGAAGATTATAA
- a CDS encoding NUDIX domain-containing protein: MRTDKPWKILGSEIKYKNPWMQIREDKVITPLGTEGIYGVMESNDSVMIAVVNDKCELYLVRTFAYPAQSWNWELPGGGGDQQEPIEASKRELEEETGILASSWELLGKTRVCNGFMTEHMAVYLARDLSFTGEKEVSTEQIDEAKFFTMQQIDTMIESGDINDAQSITGIHLVQKWIARNV; the protein is encoded by the coding sequence ATGCGCACCGACAAACCCTGGAAAATCCTCGGTTCGGAGATTAAATACAAAAACCCATGGATGCAGATCCGCGAAGACAAAGTAATTACACCCCTAGGCACTGAGGGTATTTACGGTGTCATGGAGTCAAACGATTCCGTCATGATAGCAGTAGTGAATGACAAGTGTGAATTATATCTCGTACGCACTTTCGCCTACCCGGCTCAGAGTTGGAACTGGGAACTGCCAGGTGGCGGTGGCGATCAGCAAGAGCCCATAGAAGCGAGTAAGCGAGAACTTGAAGAGGAAACAGGCATCCTGGCAAGTTCATGGGAACTTCTCGGTAAGACCCGCGTATGCAACGGCTTCATGACAGAACATATGGCAGTCTATCTGGCGCGAGACTTATCATTCACCGGAGAGAAAGAGGTTTCAACCGAGCAGATTGACGAAGCTAAGTTCTTCACTATGCAGCAGATTGATACCATGATTGAGTCAGGGGATATCAACGATGCACAAAGTATCACAGGCATACACCTGGTACAGAAATGGATTGCGCGAAATGTTTGA
- a CDS encoding NUDIX domain-containing protein: MFEHEEAELLDVVNDHDEVIDSIHRGDMMTLRDTPGRYLRVIELFLQRPNDDIYLPRRSPHKKIFPGSLDHSAAGHMNRGESYEQALVREVHEELGIETTPEDFEFIHKFSPSEELFYFRQFYLLRTDQEPQLSPEHTEAVWLPPHELQAYIEHDVPAKQTIYEDIPILIAFLDELS; this comes from the coding sequence ATGTTTGAGCACGAAGAAGCCGAACTATTAGATGTCGTCAACGACCACGATGAAGTAATCGATTCGATTCATCGTGGTGACATGATGACCCTGCGCGACACGCCAGGTCGTTACCTGCGTGTTATTGAGCTGTTCCTACAACGCCCAAACGATGACATCTACTTGCCGCGTCGCTCCCCGCACAAAAAGATATTCCCTGGCTCACTCGACCATAGTGCTGCCGGCCATATGAACCGCGGTGAGTCGTATGAACAAGCGCTGGTACGTGAAGTTCACGAAGAGCTTGGCATCGAAACTACACCAGAGGATTTTGAGTTCATCCACAAATTTTCACCAAGCGAAGAGTTATTTTACTTCCGCCAGTTCTACCTATTGCGCACAGATCAAGAGCCTCAACTCAGCCCAGAACACACCGAAGCCGTCTGGCTGCCACCACACGAACTCCAGGCCTACATCGAACATGACGTACCGGCCAAGCAGACTATTTACGAGGATATACCTATACTGATTGCCTTTCTTGATGAGTTATCTTAA